A single window of Sphingobacteriales bacterium DNA harbors:
- a CDS encoding T9SS type A sorting domain-containing protein, whose product MVRLYLLMLAFFSFVAIQAQSITPSVINSTGNFVPLNNEYYQWSVGETYINMDVASNIIVSSGFVQPDQDFITKIKETIKANELGIYPNPVYNQLTVNTDFEQNGTLKYKVYQVDGKLLFMSEKHITTKELFLIDFDDISAGNYILDFTFENESNKKSYFAFKVQKKY is encoded by the coding sequence ATGGTAAGGTTATATTTATTAATGCTGGCATTTTTTAGCTTTGTTGCAATTCAAGCACAGAGTATCACACCAAGTGTGATTAACTCTACTGGTAATTTTGTTCCATTAAATAATGAATATTACCAATGGTCTGTTGGTGAGACATATATCAATATGGATGTTGCTTCAAATATTATTGTTTCTAGTGGTTTTGTGCAGCCAGATCAGGACTTTATTACTAAAATAAAAGAGACAATCAAAGCAAATGAGTTGGGTATTTATCCAAATCCTGTTTATAATCAATTGACTGTAAATACAGATTTTGAACAAAATGGTACTTTAAAATATAAAGTTTATCAAGTTGATGGTAAATTATTATTTATGTCTGAAAAACATATTACAACTAAAGAGTTATTTTTAATTGATTTTGATGACATTAGTGCTGGTAACTACATTCTAGATTTTACATTCGAAAATGAAAGTAACAAAAAGAGTTATTTTGCGTTCAAAGTTCAGAAAAAATACTAA
- the carB gene encoding carbamoyl-phosphate synthase large subunit, producing the protein MPKDNSIKSVLIIGSGPIVIGQACEFDYSGSQASRSLREEGIEVTLINSNPATIMTDSVTADYIYLLPLTTSSLEKILQERNIDCVLPTMGGQTALNLCKEAEEIGLWQKYNVRIIGVDLNVIETTENREEFRQYCINMGLGVAKSIIANSMLEGKDAAQKIGFPIVIRPSYTLGGSGGAIVRNPELFEQALAHGLKCSPVHEVLVEQAVLGWKEFELELLRDANDSVVIICTVENLDPMGVHTGDSITVAPAMTLPDTVFQEMRNQAMKLMRGLGNFAGGCNVQFSVNPETEEIIVIEINPRVSRSSALASKATGYPIAKIASKLAIGYHLDELQNQITKNTSAYFEPALDYVIVKIPRWNFDKFHGCDTTLGFQMKSVGEVMGIGRNFTEALQKACQSLENNKIGLGADGKSLAKTEDILDSLEHPSWDRIFKIKDAIDLGVPINTIHKLTQIDNWFLTQIQDLSKLEKEIKKYTLDTIPVDLLKLAKTKGYSDAQLAFLLGRIKEDDVYERRKALGIKRVYKMVDTCAAEFEAKTPYFYSTFDTENESKLSDKKKIIVLGAGPNRIGQGIEFDYCCVHGLLAIKEVGYEAIMVNCNPETVSTDFDIADKLYFEPVFWEHLWEIIEFEQPEGVIVQLGGQTALKLSKKLHEKGIKIIGTSYDNMDIAEDRGRFSDLLKALDIPYPDYGTARDADEALAVANKVGYPVLVRPSYVLGGQRMRIVINDDECETAVVNLLKDIPDNVILIDHFLDRAKEAEIDAIYDGEQMQILGVMEHIEPAGIHSGDSNSVLPPYSLGPIIIETMKEYTEKICKALNIRGLINIQFAIKNDMVYVIEANPRASRTTPFICKAYQIPYLNVATKVMLETHKLSDFKFDPKLEGYAIKEPVFSFEKFPNVNKELGPEMKSTGEAIYFIKDLYDPYFRQLYKDKSMFLSK; encoded by the coding sequence ATGCCAAAAGATAATTCAATAAAATCGGTACTCATCATTGGTAGCGGTCCAATTGTTATAGGTCAAGCCTGCGAATTTGACTATTCAGGTTCTCAAGCATCACGTTCACTTAGAGAAGAAGGAATAGAAGTTACTTTGATAAACTCTAATCCAGCTACAATAATGACAGACAGCGTAACAGCAGATTATATCTATCTACTGCCATTAACAACAAGTTCCTTAGAGAAAATATTACAAGAACGCAATATTGATTGTGTATTGCCAACAATGGGCGGACAAACAGCATTGAATTTATGTAAAGAAGCAGAAGAAATAGGACTTTGGCAAAAATATAATGTACGAATAATTGGTGTTGATTTGAATGTGATTGAAACAACAGAAAATAGAGAAGAATTTAGACAATATTGTATCAACATGGGATTGGGCGTTGCAAAATCTATCATTGCCAATTCTATGTTGGAAGGTAAAGATGCAGCACAGAAAATAGGATTTCCTATTGTAATTAGACCATCATATACACTTGGTGGAAGTGGAGGCGCAATTGTAAGAAATCCAGAGTTATTTGAACAAGCATTAGCACATGGCTTAAAATGTTCTCCAGTTCATGAAGTATTAGTAGAACAAGCAGTTTTGGGATGGAAAGAATTTGAGTTAGAGCTACTTCGTGATGCCAACGATAGTGTAGTTATTATTTGTACAGTAGAAAATTTAGATCCAATGGGTGTGCATACTGGAGATTCTATCACAGTAGCACCAGCCATGACGTTGCCAGACACAGTATTTCAAGAAATGCGAAACCAAGCAATGAAGTTAATGCGTGGCTTAGGAAATTTTGCAGGTGGTTGCAATGTTCAGTTTTCTGTAAATCCAGAAACAGAAGAAATTATTGTAATAGAAATTAATCCAAGAGTATCACGCTCATCAGCATTAGCATCAAAAGCAACAGGATATCCAATTGCAAAAATCGCATCTAAATTAGCAATAGGATATCACTTAGACGAATTACAAAATCAAATTACAAAAAATACTTCAGCATATTTTGAACCAGCATTAGACTATGTAATTGTAAAAATACCAAGATGGAATTTTGATAAATTTCATGGTTGCGATACCACATTAGGATTTCAAATGAAATCTGTTGGAGAAGTAATGGGTATTGGAAGAAATTTTACAGAAGCATTACAAAAAGCATGTCAATCATTAGAAAATAATAAAATAGGATTAGGTGCAGATGGTAAGAGCTTAGCAAAAACAGAAGATATTTTAGACAGCCTAGAACATCCAAGTTGGGACAGAATTTTTAAAATAAAAGATGCAATTGACTTAGGCGTTCCAATCAATACTATTCATAAACTAACACAGATAGATAATTGGTTTTTAACACAAATCCAAGACTTATCAAAATTAGAAAAAGAAATAAAAAAATATACATTAGACACAATACCTGTTGATTTACTAAAATTAGCAAAAACCAAAGGATATAGTGATGCACAATTAGCTTTTCTATTAGGAAGAATAAAAGAAGACGATGTTTATGAAAGAAGAAAAGCATTAGGCATAAAACGTGTATATAAAATGGTAGATACATGTGCTGCAGAATTTGAAGCAAAGACACCATATTTCTATTCTACTTTTGATACAGAAAATGAAAGCAAATTATCTGATAAGAAAAAAATAATAGTTTTAGGTGCAGGACCAAACAGAATTGGTCAAGGTATAGAGTTTGATTATTGTTGTGTACATGGTCTTTTAGCAATTAAAGAAGTTGGCTACGAAGCAATTATGGTAAACTGCAATCCAGAAACAGTTTCCACAGATTTTGACATTGCAGACAAACTATATTTTGAGCCAGTTTTTTGGGAACATCTTTGGGAAATCATAGAATTTGAACAACCAGAAGGCGTAATTGTACAATTGGGCGGACAAACAGCATTAAAATTATCTAAAAAACTACACGAAAAAGGAATTAAGATAATTGGTACATCATATGATAATATGGATATTGCAGAAGACAGAGGTAGATTTTCAGATTTATTAAAGGCTTTAGATATTCCATATCCAGATTATGGAACAGCAAGAGATGCAGATGAAGCATTAGCTGTTGCAAACAAAGTTGGTTATCCAGTATTGGTTCGTCCAAGTTATGTATTAGGTGGACAAAGAATGCGTATTGTAATTAATGATGATGAGTGCGAAACAGCAGTTGTTAACTTATTAAAAGACATTCCTGATAATGTAATATTAATAGACCATTTCTTGGATAGAGCTAAAGAAGCAGAAATAGATGCTATTTATGATGGCGAACAAATGCAAATTTTAGGCGTGATGGAACATATTGAGCCAGCTGGTATTCACAGTGGCGATAGCAATAGCGTGTTGCCACCATATTCACTTGGCCCAATCATCATAGAAACGATGAAAGAGTACACAGAAAAAATATGTAAAGCACTGAATATTCGTGGTTTAATCAATATACAATTTGCCATAAAAAATGATATGGTTTATGTCATAGAAGCAAATCCAAGAGCATCACGCACAACACCATTTATTTGCAAAGCATACCAAATACCATATCTTAATGTTGCAACAAAAGTAATGTTAGAAACACACAAGTTATCAGATTTTAAATTTGATCCAAAATTAGAAGGATATGCTATAAAAGAACCAGTATTTTCATTTGAAAAATTTCCAAATGTCAATAAAGAATTAGGGCCAGAAATGAAATCTACAGGCGAAGCAATCTATTTTATTAAAGACCTATACGATCCTTATTTTAGACAATTGTATAAAGATAAATCTATGTTTTTGAGTAAATAA
- the tgt gene encoding tRNA guanosine(34) transglycosylase Tgt, with amino-acid sequence MKFTIHHNDSKSNARAGTIETDNGSIETPIFMPVGTQATVKAVHFSELENDIQAQIILGNTYHLYLRPGIEILENAGGLHQFNSWKRPILTDSGGYQVYSLSHRRKITEEGVTFRSHIDGSKHLFTPENVMDIQRSIGADFIMAFDECTPYPCEYHYAKKSLRLTHSWLDRCINRFDTTEPKYGYEQTLLPIVQGSVYKDLRIESAHYISEKNRFANAIGGLAVGEPAEEMYAMTAIVNDILPKEQPRYLMGVGTPANILESIALGVDMFDCVMPTRNARHGLLFTTNGIISIRNTKWKNDFSCIDDKVCATSKIHSKAYLRHLFVTDEILGMQLATLQNLSFYLWLVGQAREKIKDGSFAAWKNTIIPHLMQRL; translated from the coding sequence TTGAAATTTACTATACATCATAATGATTCAAAGTCTAATGCACGCGCTGGAACTATAGAAACTGACAACGGCAGTATAGAAACGCCTATTTTTATGCCTGTTGGTACGCAAGCTACTGTAAAAGCTGTACACTTTAGTGAATTGGAAAATGACATTCAAGCACAAATTATTTTGGGTAATACTTATCATTTATATTTGCGTCCTGGAATAGAAATATTAGAAAATGCTGGTGGATTACATCAATTTAACTCTTGGAAAAGACCTATTTTAACAGATAGTGGTGGCTATCAAGTATATTCATTAAGTCATAGAAGAAAAATTACAGAAGAAGGTGTTACTTTCCGTTCTCATATTGATGGTAGTAAGCATTTATTTACACCAGAAAATGTAATGGACATTCAACGTAGTATTGGTGCAGATTTTATTATGGCGTTTGATGAGTGTACGCCTTATCCTTGTGAATATCATTATGCAAAAAAATCTTTGAGGCTAACTCATAGTTGGTTGGATAGATGCATCAATAGATTTGATACCACAGAACCAAAATATGGCTACGAACAAACTTTGTTGCCTATTGTACAAGGAAGTGTGTATAAAGATTTAAGAATAGAGTCTGCACATTATATTTCTGAAAAAAATAGGTTTGCAAATGCAATTGGTGGCTTGGCTGTAGGTGAGCCAGCCGAAGAAATGTATGCAATGACTGCCATAGTGAATGATATTTTGCCTAAAGAACAACCTAGATATTTGATGGGCGTAGGTACACCAGCCAATATTTTAGAGTCTATTGCACTTGGCGTAGATATGTTTGATTGTGTAATGCCTACCAGAAATGCAAGGCATGGTTTGTTGTTTACTACAAATGGAATTATTAGTATTAGAAATACAAAGTGGAAGAATGATTTTTCTTGTATTGATGATAAAGTATGTGCAACAAGTAAAATACACAGCAAAGCTTACTTAAGACATTTGTTTGTTACTGATGAAATTCTTGGAATGCAGCTAGCAACACTACAAAATCTAAGCTTTTATCTTTGGTTGGTTGGTCAAGCAAGAGAAAAAATAAAAGATGGAAGTTTTGCAGCTTGGAAAAATACTATTATACCACATTTAATGCAAAGATTGTAA